One segment of Rhodothermus profundi DNA contains the following:
- a CDS encoding M20/M25/M40 family metallo-hydrolase has translation MKQPWIMLLLIGGVLSVRAQPVMHQPDPYIQQLLTRVSADSIEASIRRLAAFGTRHTLSPTDNDTFGIGAARRWIKQTFERYAAAGGGRMEVFLDRFWYGPDGRRVDRRVEIVNVIARLPGTDPQDDRIFIVSGHYDSRVRDVMDSLSYAPGASDDASGTAAVMEMARVLADARFPATILFVAMAAEEQGLIGARHLAALADSLGWNVAGMFTLDIIGNTEGDNGVRDNRTVRVFSEGVPSAETPRQARLRQAIGGENDSPSRQLARYLHEIGTRYVPELRVKLIFRRDRFLRGGDHIPFNERGFAAVRLTEPHEAYTRQHQDVRVADGIAYGDVPDRIDFDYVARVTRLMTAALANLAMAPPPPAVAYIDARRLSVDTRLLWSPPRAGRDRLAGYYVLVRETTAPLWEQKWFVPATDTSYTFVGWSKDDYFFGIQSVDAQGHESRVLFPVPLFR, from the coding sequence ATGAAGCAACCCTGGATTATGCTCCTGCTAATTGGAGGAGTCCTGAGCGTCCGGGCGCAGCCGGTAATGCACCAGCCGGATCCGTATATCCAGCAACTACTGACGCGCGTTTCAGCTGATTCCATTGAAGCCAGCATCCGGCGGCTGGCTGCTTTTGGCACGCGCCATACCCTTTCCCCTACCGATAACGATACATTTGGCATCGGGGCAGCTCGGCGATGGATCAAGCAAACCTTCGAACGCTATGCAGCAGCCGGAGGCGGGCGCATGGAAGTCTTCTTGGATCGCTTCTGGTATGGACCCGATGGCCGTCGCGTGGATCGGCGCGTGGAAATTGTCAACGTCATCGCACGGCTACCCGGTACCGATCCACAAGACGATCGCATTTTTATCGTCAGTGGCCACTACGACAGTCGCGTGCGGGACGTAATGGATTCGCTTTCGTATGCCCCTGGCGCGTCGGACGACGCCAGTGGAACAGCCGCGGTCATGGAAATGGCCCGTGTCCTGGCCGATGCGCGTTTTCCTGCTACAATCCTGTTTGTAGCAATGGCAGCCGAAGAACAGGGGCTCATCGGAGCCCGTCATCTGGCTGCCCTGGCCGATTCGCTGGGCTGGAATGTGGCCGGGATGTTTACGCTGGACATTATTGGCAATACCGAGGGCGATAACGGCGTGCGCGACAACCGAACGGTGCGTGTCTTTTCGGAAGGGGTTCCATCTGCTGAAACACCCCGGCAGGCTCGGTTGCGGCAGGCGATCGGTGGCGAGAACGACAGCCCCTCCCGACAGCTTGCCCGCTACCTGCACGAAATTGGCACCCGATACGTGCCCGAACTACGGGTGAAACTGATTTTCCGGCGCGACCGCTTTCTGCGCGGAGGCGACCATATTCCGTTCAACGAACGCGGTTTTGCGGCCGTGCGCCTCACCGAACCGCACGAAGCCTATACGCGCCAGCACCAGGACGTGCGCGTGGCAGATGGAATCGCCTACGGCGATGTGCCGGACCGGATCGACTTTGACTACGTAGCCCGGGTAACCCGGTTGATGACGGCTGCGCTGGCCAACCTGGCCATGGCACCTCCCCCGCCTGCCGTTGCCTACATCGATGCACGCAGGCTTTCCGTGGATACCCGGCTGCTATGGTCGCCCCCGCGAGCCGGCCGTGACCGGCTGGCGGGCTACTATGTGCTGGTGCGGGAGACCACGGCGCCCCTGTGGGAGCAGAAGTGGTTTGTACCCGCCACCGACACCAGCTACACATTTGTGGGCTGGTCCAAAGACGATTACTTCTTTGGCATCCAGTCGGTTGATGCGCAGGGGCATGAAAGCCGCGTGCTGTTTCCGGTGCCGTTGTTCCGTTAA
- a CDS encoding amidase: protein MPLDRRLFLQYCSALGLTGTLFPGVLYAKIEEGEPITPETIACAERIAGLSFTEEQRQMMVEDLTERLKDYEALRQVPLPNDVIPAFVFDPTIGGEPVPEGTAGMRWEPRPVERPRSDEDLAFMTVAELSYLLKTRQVRSVELTELYLSRLKRYDPVLKAVVTYTEELAFEQARKADEELDAGHWRGPLHGVPYGAKDLLAVPGYRTTWGAKPYENQVLDVKAAVIERLEAAGAVLVAKLTLGALAWGDVWFGGQTKNPWNIDQGSSGSSAGSGAAVAAGLVPFAIGSETLGSIVSPSTRNGVTGHRPTFGAVSRYGAMALSWTMDKLGPMARSAEDCALVFEAIRGRDARDPSTRDMPFPFDPAFDVRQLRVGYLADAFEEDYENREADLQTLQVLRDLGITLKPIRLPDDLPVSAMLLTLEVEAAAAFDELTRTGGVDQMVRQGRNTWPHVFRVARFVPAVEFLQANRIRTLLMQRMAEVFREVDVFVAPAFQGGTLRITNLTGHPCVCVPNAFHPLKDKPLSPRRQPGSITFIGGLYRDAEVLMLAHAYQQATDFHRRRPPIR, encoded by the coding sequence ATGCCACTGGATCGACGCCTGTTTCTCCAGTACTGCTCCGCCCTGGGACTGACAGGCACGCTATTCCCAGGTGTGCTTTACGCCAAGATTGAAGAGGGTGAGCCGATTACGCCCGAAACAATTGCCTGCGCCGAACGCATTGCCGGCCTTTCCTTCACTGAAGAGCAGCGCCAGATGATGGTGGAAGACCTGACCGAGCGCCTGAAAGATTACGAGGCGCTGCGGCAGGTCCCGCTGCCGAACGACGTCATTCCGGCCTTTGTGTTTGACCCAACGATCGGGGGAGAACCGGTGCCCGAGGGGACGGCCGGAATGCGCTGGGAGCCTCGTCCGGTGGAACGGCCGCGCAGCGACGAAGATCTGGCGTTCATGACAGTGGCGGAGCTGTCGTACCTGCTCAAAACGCGACAGGTGCGCTCGGTAGAACTGACCGAATTGTACCTGTCCCGCCTGAAACGTTATGATCCGGTATTGAAAGCCGTGGTAACCTACACGGAGGAACTGGCTTTTGAGCAGGCCCGAAAAGCTGATGAGGAACTGGATGCGGGCCACTGGCGCGGCCCCCTGCACGGCGTACCCTATGGGGCCAAAGACCTGCTGGCTGTGCCTGGCTACCGCACGACCTGGGGCGCTAAGCCCTACGAAAATCAGGTGCTGGACGTAAAGGCTGCTGTAATTGAGAGACTGGAAGCTGCCGGGGCTGTTCTGGTGGCCAAGCTGACGCTGGGCGCGCTGGCCTGGGGCGATGTGTGGTTCGGTGGGCAGACCAAAAACCCCTGGAACATTGATCAGGGATCCAGTGGCTCTTCGGCCGGGTCGGGAGCGGCCGTTGCCGCTGGTCTGGTGCCGTTTGCTATTGGTTCAGAAACGCTCGGGTCCATTGTTTCACCGTCAACGCGCAATGGCGTAACCGGCCACCGCCCAACGTTTGGTGCCGTAAGCCGGTATGGCGCCATGGCGCTGAGCTGGACCATGGACAAACTGGGGCCTATGGCCCGTTCGGCCGAGGATTGTGCGCTGGTGTTCGAAGCCATCCGAGGACGCGATGCGCGTGATCCAAGCACCCGCGATATGCCGTTCCCCTTTGATCCCGCCTTTGACGTGCGGCAGCTCCGCGTAGGCTATCTGGCCGACGCCTTCGAAGAGGACTATGAAAACCGCGAGGCCGATTTGCAGACGCTTCAGGTGCTCCGCGACCTGGGCATTACGCTGAAGCCCATTCGTCTGCCCGATGACCTGCCCGTTTCGGCCATGCTGCTTACGCTGGAGGTCGAGGCAGCCGCTGCTTTTGACGAGCTGACCCGCACGGGAGGAGTAGACCAGATGGTCCGGCAGGGGCGCAACACCTGGCCGCATGTGTTCCGCGTAGCCCGTTTTGTGCCGGCGGTTGAGTTTTTGCAGGCTAATCGTATCCGCACCCTGCTCATGCAACGGATGGCGGAGGTCTTTCGCGAAGTCGATGTCTTTGTCGCGCCGGCTTTTCAGGGAGGCACGTTACGCATTACAAACCTGACAGGACATCCCTGCGTGTGCGTGCCGAATGCGTTCCATCCTCTGAAGGATAAACCGCTGTCCCCACGCCGGCAGCCTGGCAGCATCACGTTTATCGGAGGACTCTACCGGGATGCCGAAGTGCTCATGCTGGCGCATGCCTACCAGCAGGCAACCGACTTTCACCGACGTCGCCCCCCGATTCGATAA
- a CDS encoding PAS domain-containing protein: MPAKSLKPSSASLARKRFQREEALDPHLPMLLINANGDIQHITPAARTLLEYPGKQPLDPCFFTHVHSRNLQQIWHDLAAMARARKQQASWLLRLRTGRGHWRWFQVRARNLIRDRGGILLLLQPLQLA; encoded by the coding sequence ATGCCAGCAAAATCTCTTAAGCCCTCTTCGGCCTCTTTAGCTCGGAAGCGCTTTCAGCGAGAGGAGGCGCTTGATCCTCATCTTCCGATGCTGTTGATCAACGCCAACGGCGACATTCAGCACATAACCCCGGCAGCCCGTACATTGCTTGAATATCCCGGAAAGCAACCGCTTGACCCTTGCTTTTTTACGCACGTCCACAGCCGCAATCTGCAGCAAATCTGGCATGATCTGGCGGCAATGGCCCGGGCGCGAAAGCAGCAAGCGTCCTGGCTGCTTCGGCTTCGCACCGGACGCGGCCACTGGCGCTGGTTTCAGGTGCGCGCCCGCAATCTCATTCGGGACCGGGGCGGTATTCTGCTGTTGTTGCAACCATTGCAACTGGCCTAG
- a CDS encoding ABC transporter substrate-binding protein gives MRVVSLLPAATEWVWAFGAQEVLIGRSHACDFPPEVLDRPVLTRPRVAAQGTSAEIDRQVRAVWEQGLSLYEIDWEQLQALQPDLILTQAQCPVCAVSVSELEAGIAHWPVPPRVLAIAPQTLKQVLDAALKIGRAIGRVRAAMAYLAAAEQRLRRLRDALGLHRRSNPALFPRVVCLEWLEPLIVAGHWMPDVVEMAGGQAVLVESGQPSRTISWDELQAADPDVLLIMPCGFTVAQTSRELPGLMQHPVWQTLRAVQEGRVYVLDGHAYFNRPGPRLYRSIELVAVCLHPERLPAHACNVQPWELQTLEAALA, from the coding sequence ATGCGCGTTGTCTCTCTGTTACCGGCCGCTACCGAATGGGTATGGGCATTCGGCGCTCAAGAGGTACTGATTGGTCGTTCTCATGCCTGTGACTTCCCGCCGGAAGTGCTGGATCGTCCGGTGCTGACCCGGCCGCGCGTTGCTGCTCAGGGCACGTCAGCCGAAATTGACCGGCAGGTTCGGGCGGTATGGGAACAGGGGCTGAGCCTGTACGAGATCGACTGGGAGCAACTGCAGGCGCTGCAACCTGATCTGATCCTTACGCAGGCCCAGTGTCCCGTGTGTGCCGTGTCGGTGTCCGAGCTAGAAGCCGGCATAGCCCACTGGCCGGTCCCGCCGCGCGTGCTTGCCATAGCACCGCAGACGCTCAAACAGGTATTGGATGCCGCGCTGAAAATTGGCCGAGCTATCGGCCGTGTTCGTGCAGCTATGGCGTATCTGGCAGCGGCAGAGCAGCGACTGCGCCGCTTGCGGGATGCGCTGGGGCTGCACCGGCGTAGCAACCCCGCTTTATTTCCGCGGGTTGTCTGCCTGGAATGGCTTGAGCCACTCATTGTGGCCGGGCACTGGATGCCCGATGTTGTGGAAATGGCCGGGGGACAGGCCGTGCTGGTCGAGTCCGGGCAACCCTCGCGAACAATCTCCTGGGACGAGCTTCAGGCAGCCGATCCGGACGTGCTGCTAATCATGCCCTGTGGATTTACCGTGGCGCAGACGTCTCGAGAGCTGCCTGGTCTGATGCAACATCCCGTCTGGCAAACGCTACGGGCTGTGCAGGAGGGACGGGTATATGTACTGGATGGACATGCCTACTTCAATCGGCCCGGCCCTCGTCTGTATCGTTCCATTGAGCTCGTGGCGGTATGCCTGCATCCGGAGCGCCTGCCTGCACACGCCTGCAACGTGCAGCCCTGGGAATTGCAGACGTTGGAAGCTGCGCTGGCCTAA